The proteins below come from a single Campylobacter sp. CCUG 57310 genomic window:
- a CDS encoding tyrosine-type recombinase/integrase → MKYPLDCKDSFEKSFLFWLTRYVKFKLSSLSNKELRDPKALASVNYSLSRSVRSINELDGLVKSARNAGLTGINTYFNPLKKIYETLCFYELESLKQIDEELLSEILASTTGGLSDASKKNYRISVINFFSFLDKQNEEDGRAHIYDISLKNWGGISGTRGQKLPEFMSEEEVKRFLEAIENSDFKVNTNRNKLIIKTIIFTGIRVSEALNLKRKDITEDGDLYTIRIRGKGNKYRIVMIKRHLIEAYLDAIAINYINKEGYLFINKKGTRLTQAYVSRIVEQILFKAGIRKEKNGAHMLRHTFATMLYKKQKDLVLVQEALGHASLNTSRIYTHFDSEKLKLAAQIAEDMNSKN, encoded by the coding sequence TTGAAATACCCGCTTGATTGTAAAGATAGTTTTGAAAAGTCATTTCTTTTTTGGCTAACGAGATACGTTAAATTTAAGCTAAGTTCGCTTTCAAACAAAGAGCTAAGAGATCCAAAAGCTCTTGCTAGCGTAAATTATTCCTTAAGCCGTAGCGTAAGGAGCATAAACGAGCTTGACGGACTTGTAAAATCAGCCAGAAACGCTGGGCTTACAGGCATAAATACCTATTTTAACCCGCTTAAAAAAATTTATGAGACGCTTTGTTTTTACGAGCTTGAGAGCTTAAAACAGATAGACGAAGAGCTTTTAAGCGAAATTTTAGCTAGCACGACGGGCGGACTAAGCGATGCAAGTAAGAAAAACTACAGAATTTCTGTTATAAATTTCTTTTCATTTTTAGATAAGCAAAACGAAGAGGACGGCAGAGCCCACATATACGATATCTCGCTTAAAAACTGGGGTGGCATAAGCGGGACGCGAGGACAAAAACTGCCTGAATTTATGAGCGAAGAGGAAGTTAAGAGGTTTTTAGAGGCTATCGAAAATAGCGACTTTAAGGTAAATACAAACAGAAACAAGCTCATCATAAAGACGATAATATTTACAGGAATTCGCGTGAGCGAGGCTCTAAATTTAAAGCGTAAGGATATAACGGAAGATGGCGATTTATACACTATAAGAATTCGCGGCAAAGGCAACAAATACAGAATAGTAATGATAAAGCGCCACCTCATAGAAGCTTATCTTGATGCGATAGCGATAAACTATATAAATAAAGAAGGCTATCTCTTTATAAACAAAAAAGGCACGCGCCTAACGCAAGCTTACGTAAGCAGAATAGTGGAGCAAATTTTGTTTAAGGCCGGAATTCGCAAGGAAAAAAATGGCGCTCACATGCTTCGACACACCTTTGCGACAATGTTATATAAAAAGCAAAAAGATCTCGTTTTAGTCCAGGAAGCACTCGGGCATGCAAGCTTAAATACATCGCGAATTTATACGCACTTTGATAGCGAGAAGCTAAAGCTGGCAGCCCAAATCGCAGAGGATATGAATTCAAAAAACTAA
- a CDS encoding ATP-dependent Clp protease ATP-binding subunit, translating into MSNIGESLTAQMQETLENGISLALHTKNPQVMPLHVFWGLVTDSASILNQVFNQMSISKNAVDLEVKSKISSLATSSNVSKENIQISRELLNSLESAKALMVSMGDSFIAVDTWIISALEIKEIREILAKFTDVLEIKKSLEAIRAGRKIDTQTSDEILDSLEKFGIDLTKKAINAELDPVIGRDEEITRMMQILIRKSKNNPILLGEPGVGKTAIVEGLAQKIVSKDVPVSLMNKRVIVLDMSALIAGAKYRGEFEDRLKAVISEVKSAGNIILFIDEIHTIVGAGASEGSMDAANILKPALARGELHAVGATTLKEYRKYFEKDAALQRRFQPIDVKEPSVNEALQILRGIKERLEVHHSVSITDSALVAAAKLSDRYISNRFLPDKAIDLIDEAAAELKMQIESEPYELAKIKREIVTLQVEKEALKMEDEAKNEERLKEIEKEIADLNEKKQALEVKFENEKSVFNGISNAKKEIETLKNEAEIARRNGDLQKAAEIEYGKILDASNRQKELEIKWEEMKKAGVLLKNQVDEELVAGILSKWTGISVSKMLTSEKQKYLMIEDHLRDSVVGQDPALHALARAIKRNKAGLNEGSRPIGSFLFLGPTGVGKTQSAKALAKFLFDDERALIRFDMSEYMEKHSVSRLLGAPPGYVGYDEGGQLTEAVRRRPYSVILFDEIEKAHKDVFNILLGIMDDGRATDNKSVTVDFKNTIIILTSNIASNFIMDLKGEEREEAVKNELKSYFKPEFLNRLDDTIIFNPLSEEGLVQIVAIMFKELEKTLLNRGIKASMNEEAKKFIAKAGFDIVYGARPLRRALYELVEDRLADMILKDELESGDEIVINSNGEDTSIEVLR; encoded by the coding sequence ATGTCAAACATAGGAGAAAGCTTAACCGCACAGATGCAAGAAACCCTTGAAAACGGTATAAGTTTAGCTTTGCACACTAAAAATCCGCAAGTTATGCCTTTGCACGTTTTTTGGGGTTTGGTTACGGACTCGGCTTCCATACTAAATCAAGTCTTCAATCAGATGTCAATCTCAAAAAATGCTGTTGATTTAGAGGTCAAAAGCAAAATTTCAAGCCTTGCAACAAGCTCAAATGTAAGCAAAGAAAATATCCAAATTTCTCGCGAGCTTTTAAATTCGCTTGAGAGCGCAAAGGCTCTTATGGTAAGTATGGGCGATAGCTTTATAGCGGTTGATACTTGGATAATTTCCGCTTTAGAGATTAAAGAGATAAGAGAAATTTTAGCTAAATTTACCGATGTTCTTGAGATCAAAAAGAGCTTAGAAGCCATAAGGGCAGGGCGCAAGATAGACACTCAAACAAGCGACGAAATTCTTGATAGTTTGGAAAAATTCGGTATCGATCTAACCAAAAAGGCTATAAACGCCGAGCTTGATCCGGTTATCGGACGAGATGAAGAGATAACTAGGATGATGCAAATTCTAATAAGAAAGAGCAAAAACAATCCTATCTTGCTTGGTGAACCGGGCGTTGGAAAAACAGCGATAGTCGAGGGGCTAGCTCAAAAGATAGTTTCAAAAGACGTTCCCGTAAGTCTTATGAACAAGCGAGTTATAGTGCTTGATATGAGCGCTCTTATTGCGGGCGCAAAGTATAGAGGTGAATTTGAAGATAGGCTAAAAGCCGTCATAAGCGAGGTAAAAAGCGCAGGCAATATCATACTTTTTATCGATGAAATTCATACTATCGTCGGTGCGGGAGCGAGCGAAGGAAGTATGGACGCGGCAAATATACTAAAGCCTGCACTTGCAAGAGGAGAGCTTCATGCCGTGGGTGCAACGACACTAAAAGAGTATAGGAAATATTTTGAAAAAGACGCCGCGCTTCAGCGCCGATTTCAGCCTATTGACGTAAAAGAGCCAAGTGTAAATGAGGCTTTGCAAATTTTGCGCGGTATAAAGGAGCGTTTAGAGGTTCACCATAGCGTAAGCATAACCGACAGCGCTTTGGTAGCGGCTGCAAAGCTAAGCGACCGCTATATCTCAAACCGCTTTTTACCTGATAAAGCTATAGACCTCATCGATGAAGCGGCGGCTGAGCTTAAGATGCAGATAGAAAGCGAGCCTTATGAGCTGGCTAAGATTAAGCGCGAGATAGTGACATTGCAGGTTGAAAAAGAGGCGCTTAAGATGGAAGATGAGGCTAAAAACGAAGAGCGTCTTAAAGAGATAGAGAAAGAAATTGCCGATCTAAACGAGAAAAAGCAAGCTCTTGAAGTGAAATTTGAAAACGAAAAGAGCGTATTTAACGGAATTTCAAATGCAAAAAAAGAGATAGAAACTCTTAAAAACGAGGCCGAGATAGCTCGTAGAAACGGTGATCTTCAAAAGGCCGCCGAGATAGAATACGGCAAAATTTTAGACGCTTCAAATCGCCAAAAAGAGCTTGAGATAAAGTGGGAAGAGATGAAGAAAGCTGGCGTGCTGCTTAAAAATCAAGTTGATGAGGAGCTGGTTGCGGGAATTTTAAGCAAGTGGACGGGAATTTCGGTTTCAAAGATGCTAACGAGCGAGAAGCAAAAATACTTGATGATAGAGGATCATTTAAGAGATAGCGTGGTAGGGCAAGATCCTGCGCTTCACGCTTTAGCAAGAGCTATCAAACGAAATAAAGCGGGGCTCAATGAAGGCTCTCGTCCGATAGGATCGTTTCTTTTCCTTGGTCCAACAGGCGTGGGCAAGACCCAGTCGGCTAAGGCTCTGGCTAAATTTTTGTTTGATGACGAAAGGGCGCTTATACGCTTTGACATGAGCGAATATATGGAAAAGCACAGTGTGAGCCGCCTGCTTGGAGCGCCTCCGGGATATGTAGGATATGATGAGGGTGGGCAGCTAACAGAGGCCGTTAGAAGGCGTCCATATAGCGTGATACTATTTGACGAGATAGAAAAGGCGCATAAGGATGTGTTTAATATCCTGCTTGGTATCATGGATGACGGGCGAGCGACGGATAATAAGAGTGTTACTGTTGATTTTAAAAATACGATCATTATCCTAACCTCAAATATCGCTTCAAATTTTATTATGGATTTAAAGGGCGAAGAGAGGGAAGAGGCAGTTAAAAACGAGCTGAAAAGCTACTTTAAGCCTGAATTTTTAAACAGGCTTGATGATACTATCATCTTTAATCCGCTAAGCGAAGAAGGGCTTGTTCAAATCGTAGCAATTATGTTTAAAGAGCTTGAAAAAACGCTTCTAAATCGCGGCATTAAGGCTAGCATGAATGAAGAGGCTAAGAAATTTATAGCCAAAGCCGGATTTGATATAGTCTATGGCGCTAGACCGCTTAGACGCGCACTTTATGAGCTTGTTGAAGATCGTTTAGCCGATATGATATTAAAAGATGAGCTTGAAAGCGGTGATGAGATCGTGATAAACTCAAACGGTGAAGATACATCCATAGAAGTTTTAAGATAG
- a CDS encoding S41 family peptidase: MNKKKLFFASGFISTVLAAGLITINLNAKNNEDDASARLEALSKFTKTISTVEKYYVDDMKFKEIVDKAIEGLLNNLDAHSGFLNEKAFKDMQVQTNGEFGGLGITVGIRDGALTVVSPIEGTPADKAGIKSGDIILRIDGNATLGTTIEEAVNKMRGKPKTPITITIVRKGEPKPFDVNLIRDIISVESVYAKMIENENILYLRVTNFDKHVTKKAEEFIKKYPKAQGIILDLRNNPGGLLNQAVGLTNLFIDNGVIVSQKGRNASENSEYKASKSNKITNLPLAILVNGGSASASEIVSGSLQDHKRGIVIGEKTFGKGSVQIILPVDDKEAIRLTIARYYLPSGRTIQAVGVTPDLIVHPGKVPLEDTHAFAIKENELKKHLTNELSKLDDGKKDTNSTAKKDESKEDKTILSQEKVNEDLQLKSAIDAIKVLKFK; encoded by the coding sequence TTGAACAAGAAAAAACTTTTTTTTGCTTCAGGCTTTATCTCGACAGTTCTTGCGGCCGGCTTAATAACCATAAATTTAAACGCAAAAAACAACGAAGATGACGCAAGCGCTAGACTCGAAGCTTTATCAAAATTTACAAAAACAATATCAACCGTTGAAAAATACTATGTAGATGATATGAAATTCAAAGAGATCGTAGATAAGGCAATCGAAGGGCTTTTAAACAACCTTGATGCGCATTCTGGATTTTTAAACGAAAAAGCCTTTAAAGATATGCAGGTTCAAACAAACGGCGAATTTGGCGGACTTGGCATAACGGTCGGCATAAGAGACGGCGCACTTACGGTTGTATCGCCTATTGAAGGCACTCCTGCAGATAAAGCCGGAATAAAAAGCGGCGACATCATCTTAAGAATAGACGGAAACGCGACACTTGGAACAACTATAGAAGAGGCCGTTAATAAAATGCGCGGCAAACCAAAGACGCCAATTACTATAACGATAGTGCGAAAAGGCGAGCCAAAGCCGTTTGACGTAAACTTAATCAGGGACATAATATCGGTAGAATCGGTATATGCCAAGATGATAGAAAATGAAAATATCTTATATCTTCGCGTTACAAATTTCGACAAGCACGTAACTAAAAAAGCCGAAGAATTCATTAAAAAATATCCAAAAGCACAAGGCATAATTCTTGATCTTAGAAATAATCCGGGCGGACTTTTAAACCAAGCCGTAGGTCTTACGAATTTATTTATAGATAACGGCGTGATAGTATCTCAAAAAGGTAGAAACGCAAGCGAAAATTCAGAATACAAAGCCTCTAAAAGCAACAAAATAACAAACCTTCCGCTAGCAATCTTAGTAAACGGCGGAAGCGCAAGTGCAAGCGAGATCGTAAGCGGTTCCTTGCAAGATCATAAGCGCGGTATAGTTATCGGCGAAAAAACATTCGGTAAAGGAAGCGTGCAGATAATCCTTCCGGTAGATGACAAAGAAGCCATCCGTCTAACTATCGCAAGATACTATCTACCAAGCGGTCGTACTATACAAGCCGTAGGTGTAACACCTGATCTTATTGTTCATCCAGGCAAAGTTCCGCTTGAGGATACTCACGCTTTTGCCATCAAGGAAAACGAGCTTAAAAAGCACCTTACAAATGAGCTTAGCAAGCTAGATGACGGTAAAAAAGATACAAATTCAACTGCCAAAAAAGACGAAAGCAAAGAAGATAAAACGATACTGTCGCAAGAAAAAGTAAATGAAGACTTGCAATTAAAATCAGCAATTGACGCTATAAAAGTTCTAAAATTCAAATAA
- the purC gene encoding phosphoribosylaminoimidazolesuccinocarboxamide synthase, whose amino-acid sequence MEKRELVYEGKGKRMYATDDPDLLIAEFKDDLTAFNAEKKGNEVGKGALNNKISTQIFGLLKEKGIATHLVRTISDTEQLVKKCQIIPLEVVVRNIATGSLTKRLAIPEGTVLPFALVELYYKDDALGDPLVNDEHCLAMGLVKSENDLDRLKHIGREINSTLFKFFADRNLKLVDFKVEFGVDKDGNILLADEISPDSCRFWDATTNEKLDKDRFRQDLGSVKLAYEEVLKRILS is encoded by the coding sequence ATGGAAAAACGAGAGTTGGTTTATGAAGGAAAAGGCAAAAGGATGTACGCAACCGATGATCCTGATCTTTTGATTGCCGAATTTAAAGACGATCTGACGGCTTTTAATGCAGAAAAAAAAGGCAACGAAGTAGGCAAAGGAGCGCTAAACAACAAAATTTCTACGCAAATTTTTGGACTTCTTAAAGAAAAAGGCATAGCCACCCACCTTGTAAGAACCATAAGCGACACAGAGCAACTTGTCAAAAAATGCCAAATAATACCGCTTGAAGTCGTAGTAAGAAACATCGCGACAGGCTCTCTTACCAAAAGACTAGCCATACCTGAGGGGACTGTTTTGCCTTTTGCTTTGGTTGAGTTATATTACAAAGACGACGCGCTGGGCGATCCTTTAGTAAATGACGAACACTGCCTTGCTATGGGACTTGTAAAGAGCGAAAACGATCTTGACAGACTTAAACATATCGGCAGAGAGATAAATTCCACTCTGTTTAAATTCTTTGCGGATAGGAATTTAAAGCTGGTTGATTTTAAAGTCGAATTTGGTGTAGATAAGGACGGAAATATCCTGCTTGCCGATGAAATAAGTCCTGATAGTTGCAGATTTTGGGATGCAACCACAAATGAAAAACTAGATAAAGATAGATTTAGACAGGATTTAGGAAGCGTAAAATTGGCTTACGAAGAAGTATTAAAAAGAATTTTATCTTAA
- the purS gene encoding phosphoribosylformylglycinamidine synthase subunit PurS, translating into MKAVVNVSLKNGVLDPQGKAVEHALESLGFSGISNVRIGKQIVLDINASSSQSAKKELEKMCEELLANTVIEDYEIIV; encoded by the coding sequence ATGAAAGCAGTAGTAAATGTATCGCTTAAAAACGGTGTCTTGGATCCTCAAGGAAAAGCGGTAGAACACGCGCTGGAATCACTAGGTTTTAGCGGGATTTCAAACGTTCGTATCGGCAAACAAATCGTACTTGATATTAACGCCTCATCATCGCAATCGGCAAAAAAAGAGCTTGAAAAGATGTGTGAGGAGTTGCTGGCAAATACCGTGATAGAAGATTACGAGATCATAGTATGA
- the purQ gene encoding phosphoribosylformylglycinamidine synthase subunit PurQ, producing the protein MKVAIVLFPGTNCETDTEYAFEILGCQTEIIWHKQDEINADLIVLPGGFSYGDYLRTAAIAKFSPAMKAVLKHAQKGGYILGICNGFQMLCELKLLAGAMRRNENLSFISKYHHLKVIANSNKFLSNLKVGEIVNIPLAHGEGNFYTDEDTLKSMYDNEQVLLKYCDKDGKELNPNGSVDAIAGICDKSKRIFGLMPHPERACEKILGTDDGLKMLKGLVC; encoded by the coding sequence ATGAAAGTCGCCATAGTCTTATTTCCTGGAACAAACTGCGAAACGGATACCGAGTATGCTTTTGAAATTTTAGGATGCCAAACGGAGATAATTTGGCACAAGCAAGATGAGATAAATGCCGATCTTATAGTGCTTCCGGGCGGCTTTAGCTACGGAGACTATCTTAGAACGGCAGCGATAGCTAAATTTTCTCCTGCCATGAAAGCCGTCTTAAAGCACGCTCAAAAAGGTGGATATATCTTAGGAATTTGCAACGGCTTTCAAATGCTTTGCGAGCTAAAACTGCTTGCGGGAGCAATGAGAAGAAACGAAAATTTAAGCTTTATATCAAAGTATCATCATCTTAAAGTTATAGCCAACTCAAATAAATTTCTTTCAAATTTAAAAGTCGGCGAGATAGTAAATATCCCGTTAGCTCATGGAGAAGGGAACTTTTACACCGATGAAGACACACTAAAAAGCATGTACGACAACGAGCAAGTGCTTTTAAAATACTGCGATAAAGACGGCAAAGAGCTAAATCCAAACGGCTCGGTTGATGCGATAGCGGGAATTTGTGATAAAAGCAAAAGAATTTTCGGACTCATGCCTCATCCTGAGCGAGCTTGCGAGAAAATTTTAGGCACGGATGACGGGCTTAAGATGCTTAAAGGGCTAGTTTGCTAA
- a CDS encoding SH3 domain-containing protein, which yields MLRLFTALFVALFALAQEPSVFDMMKEERSDKVIKRPKIPENIAPTNEPEFNLKDTQIYQHVEPNKLILKPSGMPKQAYEGEIFKFTLTADTQDNITVDIQTIIEESENIKWLNPNLQWEHSGNGVYKSEIYLEANSSKPKNPKITLNLKRNGEFFQTASTIVTLPKFNEVKSDEKFSHVVADLLEVKKHKTSKFDDKNLIMVVEIGSKNGNIADFYMDDKSIIKQGVDSISGNLTSQNGYYFAVFEPTRENFDFNYFSLKEKKFISFSLPVIVEDDEISTQIGLNPKQSKFENYKNIAGYTLLAVSFVMFLIKKSYIYLIATLIFGSYGLYTYNPFGSATLKENINVKILPTQNSTVFHTAKEQQKVEILGEREEYKKVLMQDGKIGWVLKDDLFKN from the coding sequence TTGCTAAGGCTTTTTACCGCTCTTTTTGTGGCTCTTTTTGCTTTAGCTCAAGAGCCAAGTGTCTTTGATATGATGAAAGAGGAGCGAAGCGATAAGGTTATAAAACGTCCAAAAATTCCTGAAAACATCGCTCCTACCAATGAGCCTGAATTTAACCTAAAAGATACGCAAATTTATCAGCATGTAGAGCCAAATAAGCTCATTTTAAAGCCTTCAGGTATGCCAAAACAAGCTTACGAAGGCGAGATTTTTAAATTTACTCTTACTGCCGATACTCAAGATAATATAACCGTTGATATACAAACCATAATCGAAGAGAGCGAAAACATCAAATGGCTAAATCCGAATTTGCAGTGGGAGCATAGCGGAAACGGAGTATATAAGAGCGAAATTTATCTAGAAGCTAACTCCTCAAAGCCTAAAAACCCGAAAATAACTCTGAATCTAAAAAGAAACGGCGAGTTTTTTCAAACCGCAAGCACAATCGTTACTCTGCCTAAATTTAACGAGGTAAAAAGCGACGAGAAATTTAGCCATGTGGTAGCCGATCTTCTTGAAGTAAAAAAGCATAAAACGAGTAAATTTGATGACAAAAACTTAATAATGGTCGTAGAGATAGGCTCTAAAAACGGTAATATAGCCGACTTTTATATGGACGATAAGAGCATTATCAAACAAGGAGTTGATTCGATAAGCGGGAATTTAACTTCTCAAAACGGATATTATTTTGCCGTATTTGAGCCGACAAGAGAGAATTTTGATTTTAATTACTTTAGCCTCAAAGAGAAAAAATTTATCAGCTTTTCGCTTCCTGTTATAGTTGAAGATGACGAGATTAGCACTCAAATAGGACTAAATCCGAAACAAAGCAAGTTTGAAAACTATAAAAACATAGCAGGCTACACCCTGCTTGCGGTTTCTTTTGTGATGTTTTTAATCAAAAAAAGCTACATATACCTAATCGCGACTCTCATTTTTGGCTCTTACGGACTATACACCTACAATCCGTTTGGAAGTGCGACTCTAAAAGAAAATATCAATGTAAAAATTTTGCCTACTCAAAATTCAACCGTTTTCCACACTGCCAAAGAGCAGCAAAAGGTTGAAATTTTAGGTGAGAGAGAGGAGTATAAAAAGGTGCTTATGCAAGATGGCAAGATAGGATGGGTGCTAAAAGATGATCTTTTCAAGAATTAA
- a CDS encoding 1-acyl-sn-glycerol-3-phosphate acyltransferase translates to MIFSRIKAAFFTVTFILSVFWVVFFMWAFNKHNRPIRRIWGRFQRLCGGYSLKIEGEFNDEANMIIMNHQSMLDIIVLEEVHPKNICWLAKKEIKKIPIIGKIIDIPKMIAVDRESKHALVKIVKEAEDRVQNGRVLAIFPEGTRSRTNKLLPFKGGAKIIADKLNLKIQPIVLVGTDILDVTNFSFKNGEVKIICLDLIDTSDKNWLENAREKMQEVYDAELKSRQNAKE, encoded by the coding sequence ATGATCTTTTCAAGAATTAAAGCGGCATTTTTCACCGTTACTTTTATCCTGTCTGTCTTTTGGGTAGTTTTTTTTATGTGGGCTTTTAATAAACACAACCGCCCTATCAGACGAATTTGGGGAAGATTTCAAAGGCTCTGCGGAGGATACTCGCTAAAGATAGAAGGCGAATTTAACGACGAAGCCAATATGATAATAATGAATCACCAAAGCATGCTTGATATCATCGTCTTAGAAGAGGTTCATCCTAAAAACATCTGCTGGCTTGCAAAAAAAGAGATCAAAAAAATCCCTATCATAGGTAAGATAATCGATATACCAAAGATGATTGCGGTAGATCGCGAGAGCAAACATGCTCTTGTAAAGATCGTAAAAGAGGCGGAAGATAGAGTGCAAAACGGACGAGTCTTGGCGATATTTCCCGAAGGCACTCGCTCTCGCACAAACAAACTTTTGCCGTTTAAAGGCGGAGCAAAAATTATCGCCGACAAGCTAAATTTAAAGATACAGCCTATCGTGCTTGTAGGCACGGATATCCTTGACGTTACAAATTTCAGCTTTAAAAATGGCGAAGTGAAGATAATCTGCCTTGACTTAATAGATACAAGCGACAAAAACTGGCTTGAAAACGCTAGGGAAAAGATGCAAGAAGTATACGACGCCGAGCTTAAATCAAGACAAAACGCCAAAGAGTAA
- the htpG gene encoding molecular chaperone HtpG has product MPKKADKFEFQTEVSQLLDLMIHSLYSNKEIFLRELVSNASDALDKLNYLSLTDEKYKALSYTPRIDISFDKDKKTLTISDNGIGMNKEDLINNLGTIARSGTKSFLKELSDKAKKDSSLIGQFGVGFYSAFIVADKIEVLSKKALEEEAFLWSSDAKSYEIKEAKKEGHGTTITLHLKDDEFSNIYRIENIIKKYSNHIPYPIFADKEEYIPPKDGEKEGSYESKNTQINKASALWRMNKTSIKTGEYNDFYKQISHNNVDPLLHIHTKAEGKIEYSTLFYIPATEPFDLFRVDYQSGVKLYVKCVFISDDAKELLPPYLRFVRGIIDVEDLPLNVSREILQENAIMRNVKEQSVKKILSELSKLKDKDREKYIKFYAMFGKVLKEGLYGFGNDKEQILDLCLFKSSKRDGLISLKEYKEAMSADQKSIYYISGNNESMLKNSPLLESFKKKGIEVLIMDEEIDTIVMPMVNEFDKTAIKSITHSDVDSEIKDDSEAVDESKHVGILAKMREILKDEVKDVKLSSRLSESAAVLVYDKNDPDFAMQTILRQMGQSNIPNAKPILEINPDHEIFEKLSKNELMVHDVSNLLLNMAKLNEGMDLENPSEFSKSLIKIILKAL; this is encoded by the coding sequence ATGCCAAAAAAAGCAGACAAATTTGAATTCCAAACAGAAGTAAGTCAACTCCTTGATCTTATGATTCACTCTCTATACTCGAACAAGGAAATTTTCTTAAGAGAGCTTGTGTCAAACGCTTCAGACGCGCTTGATAAACTAAATTATCTATCTTTAACGGATGAAAAATACAAAGCCCTAAGTTACACGCCAAGAATTGATATAAGCTTTGATAAAGATAAAAAGACGCTAACTATCAGCGATAACGGTATCGGAATGAACAAGGAAGATCTAATCAACAATCTAGGCACCATCGCAAGAAGCGGCACAAAGAGCTTTTTAAAAGAGCTTAGCGATAAAGCAAAAAAAGATAGCTCTCTTATAGGTCAGTTTGGAGTGGGCTTTTACTCGGCATTTATAGTTGCGGACAAGATAGAGGTTTTAAGCAAGAAGGCGCTTGAGGAAGAAGCGTTTTTATGGAGTTCGGATGCAAAAAGCTACGAGATAAAAGAGGCTAAAAAAGAAGGTCACGGCACAACCATAACCCTACATCTTAAAGATGATGAATTTAGCAATATCTATAGAATAGAAAATATCATCAAGAAGTATTCAAACCACATCCCTTATCCGATATTTGCCGATAAAGAAGAGTATATACCGCCAAAAGATGGAGAAAAAGAAGGAAGCTATGAAAGCAAAAACACGCAGATAAACAAGGCTTCTGCTCTTTGGAGAATGAATAAAACTAGCATAAAAACCGGTGAATACAATGACTTTTATAAGCAAATCAGCCATAATAACGTAGATCCGCTGCTTCATATACACACTAAAGCTGAAGGCAAGATCGAATACAGCACACTATTTTACATCCCTGCGACTGAGCCGTTTGATCTGTTTCGCGTTGATTATCAAAGCGGCGTGAAGCTATACGTTAAGTGCGTTTTTATAAGCGATGACGCCAAAGAGCTTCTGCCTCCTTACTTGAGATTTGTACGCGGAATTATCGATGTAGAGGATCTGCCGCTAAACGTAAGCCGTGAAATTTTACAAGAAAATGCGATAATGAGAAACGTAAAAGAGCAAAGCGTAAAGAAAATTTTAAGCGAGCTTTCCAAACTTAAAGATAAAGATAGAGAAAAATACATAAAATTTTACGCAATGTTTGGCAAAGTGCTTAAAGAAGGACTGTACGGCTTTGGCAACGACAAAGAGCAAATTTTAGATCTGTGCCTGTTTAAATCAAGCAAACGCGATGGTCTAATTAGCCTTAAGGAGTATAAAGAGGCGATGAGCGCGGATCAAAAAAGCATTTACTACATAAGCGGCAACAACGAATCTATGCTTAAAAATTCTCCTTTGCTAGAGAGCTTTAAGAAAAAGGGCATAGAAGTGCTTATAATGGACGAAGAGATCGACACTATCGTTATGCCTATGGTAAATGAATTTGACAAAACCGCTATCAAATCTATCACTCACTCTGACGTAGATAGCGAGATAAAAGATGATAGCGAAGCTGTGGACGAGAGTAAACACGTGGGAATTTTAGCCAAGATGCGCGAAATTTTAAAAGATGAAGTAAAAGACGTAAAGCTTAGTTCGCGCCTTAGCGAATCGGCAGCCGTTTTAGTCTATGACAAGAACGATCCTGATTTTGCTATGCAAACTATCTTAAGGCAGATGGGGCAGTCAAATATACCAAATGCCAAGCCTATCCTTGAGATAAATCCAGATCATGAAATTTTTGAAAAACTATCCAAAAATGAATTAATGGTGCATGATGTTTCAAATTTATTGCTTAATATGGCGAAGCTAAATGAGGGAATGGATCTAGAAAATCCATCCGAATTTAGTAAGAGTTTGATTAAAATAATATTAAAGGCCTTGTAA